The Lactuca sativa cultivar Salinas chromosome 2, Lsat_Salinas_v11, whole genome shotgun sequence genome includes a window with the following:
- the LOC111883684 gene encoding protein NETWORKED 4B, whose amino-acid sequence MEGVESKSQSQWQDSQIMPENSIRVTENVEGFNQCVKEILNLIEQDESLSETTDETFDCKKSKLTTMVTELSRMHGVLADQHVHFIGEVNKNLSSLFKNQSVDSSDSSSPQVTQMFTPDQKSAHKFMTPIGFDVLLSSGGCGSYNTRREASESSFSLSSDSESESSMSINKLLISPANDDASKVKETKTQDPDVLLKKISVLEEELLNLNTKLQTLVDENTKLKHDIHENESDIDSQNAHLEAEKAKVVELQEQVSDLKLMIFESNLKIETLGEELEAANDEISEVKGELSTKIIELGTTQEEMALLQIQIKSQKTKIVELNEEINLCVADISVRDDQITELNTKINQSISEISLLKSCHSAKEDNWKTDLKRSKTEVMEKCELIDELNHKHDAVMSERDEVKAQLDNLRAEMCSRDNLIQELETRLSWLQGEHARVVSSFDTAQKFTKEVELKMVELEREVERQREVMSDRAEEKREVIRQLSFSLEHYMSGYKELRQAFVGNRRRVVLTS is encoded by the exons ATGGAGGGAGTCGAATCAAAATCACAGTCACAATGGCAGGATAGTCAGATTATGCCAGAAAATTCTATACGCGTTACAGAAAATGTAGAAG GGTTCAATCAGTGCGTCAAAGAAATCCTGAACCTAATCGAACAAGATGAAAGTTTATCTGAAACCACAGACGAAACCTTTGATTGCAAGAAGTCCAAATTGACAACAATGGTAACCGAGTTGTCACGCATGCATGGGGTGTTGGCTGATCAACATGTTCATTTCATTGGAGAAGTCAACAAGAACCTTTCATCACTTTTCAAAAACCAGTCTGTTGATTCATCTGATTCAAGCTCTCCTCAAGTTACTCAGATGTTTACCCCTGATCAAAAGAGTGCACATAAGTTTATGACACCAATCGGTTTTGATGTACTTCTGAGCTCCGGTGGCTGTGGTTCTTATAATACTAGAAGAGAAGCCTCAGAGTCTTCCTTCTCCTTATCATCAGATTCCGAATCAGAATCTTCCATGTCCATCAACAAGCTTCTAATTTCACCAGCCAATGATGATGCATCCAAGGTAAAAGAAACAAAAACCCAAGACCCTGATGTGTTACTTAAAAAGATTTCAGTTTTGGAAGAAGAGCTATTAAATTTGAAcacaaagcttcaaactttaGTAGACGAAAACACAAAGTTGAAGCATGACATCCATGAGAACGAATCAGATATAGATTCACAAAATGCCCATCTTGAAGCTGAGAAAGCCAAGGTGGTTGAGCTACAGGAGCAAGTGTCTGACCTGAAACTTATGATTTTCGAGTCTAATCTCAAGATTGAAACTTTGGGAGAAGAGTTAGAGGCAGCAAATGATGAAATTTCAGAGGTGAAAGGTGAGCTGTCTACCAAAATTATTGAACTTGGAACAACTCAGGAAGAAATGGCTTTGTTACAGATCCAGATTAAGTCACAGAAAACCAAAATTGTTGAACTGAATGAAGAAATAAACTTATGTGTAGCTGATATATCAGTACGAGATGATCAAATCACAGAACTAAACACCAAAATCAATCAGTCAATATCCGAAATTTCACTACTGAAAAGTTGTCATTCTGCCAAAGAAGACAACTGGAAAACCGATCTCAAAAGATCAAAAACAGAAGTAATGGAAAAATGTGAGTTGATTGATGAACTGAATCACAAGCATGATGCTGTAATGTCAGAGAGAGATGAAGTGAAAGCTCAGCTTGATAATCTTCGAGCTGAAATGTGTTCTCGGGACAATTTAATCCAAGAACTGGAGACCCGTTTGAGTTGGCTACAAGGCGAGCATGCGAGGGTAGTTTCGTCATTTGATACTGCACAGAAGTTTACAAAGGAAGTAGAACTGAAAATGGTGGAGTTGGAAAGAGAGGTGGAAAGGCAGAGGGAAGTGATGTCGGATAGAGCTGAAGAGAAAAGGGAAGTGATAAGACAGCTGTCGTTCTCATTGGAACATTACATGTCTGGATACAAAGAGCTTCGTCAAGCATTTGTTGGCAACAGGAGGCGTgttgttttgacttcttga